One genomic region from Rosa rugosa chromosome 1, drRosRugo1.1, whole genome shotgun sequence encodes:
- the LOC133727571 gene encoding uncharacterized protein LOC133727571 produces MEKLRKQHPVGLTKSARPKSKWQLPPSGRLKINVDGSFRSELGDRGIGVVVRDEFGTCIASMARYFPHVLSATHMEAEACRAGILLAIREGWDAFDLESDCSFVVSALQQNMEDRSDIGRIIDDCKSYLTYFPSFQIRHVFREANGVAHRLAHPASLNYLDDIWVDESPVIIQDVLYKDLCTEARAQGFMSPFMHYFNLNIISQAWG; encoded by the exons ATGGAGAAATTGAGG AAGCAACACCCAGTTGGTTTAACCAAGAGTGCACGACCCAAGTCCAAATGGCAACTCCCTCCAAGTGGGCGTCTAAAGATCAATGTTGATGGCAGTTTCAGGTCTGAGTTAGGGGATAGAGGTATTGGTGTTGTGGTCCGCGACGAATTTGGTACATGCATTGCATCCATGGCTCGCTACTTCCCTCATGTTCTTTCCGCTACTCATATGGAAGCGGAGGCTTGTAGGGCGGGTATCCTATTGGCTATTCGTGAAGGTTGGGATGCTTTCGACCTAGAAAGTGATTGCTCATTTGTGGTGTCGGCGCTGCAACAAAATATGGAAGATCGATCTGACATAGGGCGTATTATCGAtgattgtaagtcatatttgacatATTTTCCCTCTTTTCAGATTAGACATGTcttccgtgaagcaaatggtgtagcaCATCGATTGGCTCACCCGGCTagtttaaattatcttgatGATATTTGGGTAGATGAGTCTCCTGTGATTATCCAGGATGTACTCTACAAGGATTTATGTACTGAGGCTAGAGCtcaaggttttatgtcccccttTATGCACTATTTTAATCTTAATATAATAAGTCAGGCGTGGGGataa
- the LOC133724857 gene encoding uncharacterized protein LOC133724857, with product MTQVEGEEEPQNPNSQFETLTLEMKPQPDSNQDNPDAFPIRSPRSRTAITFARKKRKKTGRNPKAAQKKLEILRQTLKPIPFVPSKTLDFERHEELLKRLGLWDFVHIKFDRSIRADLLAQLIVNFNSQQRCSYVNELRILVNRSDLGRALKLPVTLKSKKSAVEDAGEEQPPASEESIAFLEDLVSNWMLLHGDMWMMPSEVLGYTKAIKEGQFGKVDWAGLVWYMVNEELGKATQLENCYYASHLQHLIKSQKEDLFSVKQESKVEIDLKDDDEEEEEEDGGGDVKMDDVQGGRLEENDIKLCLGQENVTKVEVEHENLEKVDVEQENVENVDDEREDAEKVDVGKENVEKDDVGQEKVEEVEAEQENVEKVDSQQGNAEKVDVGEDNVEKGCGETERVEVEVQDEDVMDFEEFKEAEPAQWVLAGKDNLGEPCLQRCNLGGINDLGCGDERNKNMELGEGVGEEEQEDDEIEEEEEEDDDQEGGFHLLPKGFSLEGFPSGNLTQGMDGMPLRDHFGIEFPSPRDLMLPGSSSIYGNGPKREINHENDNSHHGLNGNKRLRTEGSWDSKMSGDFETGMDQIQQWMGRVEDMQQWMGKARMMYAAKEQECQQAANNQQYFMQELQRRDEMIEHLHKARFEEQQKFQTEKFRFEHEVHLMKNLLDGYRKALKATQKAFAEHRAHCPQAVEPLYRDVPGSGGLVLSTTELEKLRIKQEEEERMNRLAIETMIKDFEAGWSSEYEAHQKSVELASSRLMDVEKEVKLLKEGLLKQRLPETQESPNES from the coding sequence ATGACCCAAGTCGAAGGAGAGGAGGAGCCACAGAACCCTAATTCCCAATTTGAAACACTCACCCTAGAAATGAAGCCTCAACCCGACTCAAACCAAGACAACCCCGACGCCTTCCCCATCCGATCTCCTCGGAGCCGGACCGCCATAACCTTCGCTCGCAAGAAGCGCAAGAAGACGGGCAGGAATCCGAAAGCCGCTCAGAAGAAGCTGGAGATTCTGCGCCAAACCCTAAAGCCAATCCCCTTCGTCCCCTCCAAAACCCTAGACTTCGAGCGCCACGAGGAGCTCCTGAAGCGGCTGGGCTTGTGGGACTTCGTCCACATCAAGTTCGATCGGAGCATTAGGGCTGATCTCCTCGCCCAATTGATCGTCAACTTCAACTCCCAGCAGCGGTGTAGCTACGTCAACGAGCTTAGGATTCTTGTCAACCGGTCCGATCTGGGACGCGCATTGAAGCTTCCGGTGACGCTCAAGTCCAAGAAGAGCGCCGTGGAAGATGCCGGCGAGGAGCAGCCGCCGGCGTCGGAGGAGTCGATAGCTTTTCTGGAGGATTTGGTTTCGAATTGGATGCTTTTGCACGGGGATATGTGGATGATGCCCAGCGAGGTGTTGGGTTATACCAAAGCAATCAAAGAAGGTCAGTTTGGGAAGGTGGACTGGGCTGGTTTGGTTTGGTACATGGTGAATGAGGAGCTAGGTAAGGCCACGCAGTTGGAGAATTGTTACTATGCGTCGCATTTGCAGCATTTGATCAAGTCGCAGAAGGAGGATTTGTTTTCGGTGAAGCAAGAGTCGAAAGTGGAGATTGATTTgaaggatgatgatgaggaagaagaggaagaggatggTGGTGGGGATGTGAAAATGGATGATGTTCAGGGAGGCAGATTGGAGGAGAATGATATTAAGTTGTGTCTCGGGCAAGAAAATGTGACCAAAGTTGAGGTTGAGCACGAAAacttggagaaagttgatgtcGAGCAAGAGAATGTGGAGAATGTTGATGATGAGCGAGAAGATGCGGAGAAAGTTGATGTTGGGAAAGAGAATGTGGAGAAAGACGATGTCGGGCAAGAGAAGGTGGAGGAAGTTGAGGCTGAGCAAGAAAATGTAGAGAAAGTTGATTCTCAGCAAGGAAATGCGGAGAAAGTTGACGTTGGAGAAGACAATGTAGAGAAAGGTTGTGGTGAAACAGAGCGGGTTGAGGTTGAGGTCCAGGATGAGGATGTGATGGATTTTGAAGAATTTAAGGAGGCAGAGCCTGCCCAATGGGTTTTGGCTGGGAAGGACAATCTAGGTGAGCCTTGTTTGCAGCGGTGTAATCTCGGTGGTATTAATGATCTTGGTTGTGGGGATGAGAGAAATAAAAATATGGAGTTGGGAGAAGGAGTAggtgaagaagaacaagaagatgatgaaatagaagaagaggaagaggaggatgaTGATCAGGAGGGTGGTTTCCACCTTTTGCCTAAAGGTTTTTCTTTAGAGGGGTTTCCTTCAGGAAATCTTACTCAGGGTATGGATGGTATGCCACTGCGTGATCATTTTGGCATAGAATTTCCTTCTCCAAGGGACCTAATGCTTCCCGGAAGTTCTTCCATTTATGGTAATGGTCCCAAGAGAGAGATTAACCATGAGAATGATAATTCTCATCATGGTCTCAATGGTAATAAGAGGTTGAGGACAGAAGGCTCTTGGGATAGTAAAATGTCTGGTGACTTTGAGACAGGTATGGATCAAATACAGCAGTGGATGGGGAGAGTGGAGGATATGCAGCAGTGGATGGGAAAAGCTAGGATGATGTATGCAGCAAAAGAACAGGAGTGCCAACAAGCTGCAAATAACCAGCAGTATTTTATGCAAGAGTTGCAGAGAAGGGATGAGATGATTGAGCACTTGCATAAGGCCAGGTTTGAAGAGCAGCAAAAGTTTCAAACAGAGAAGTTTAGGTTTGAGCATGAGGTCCACTTGATGAAAAATCTCTTGGACGGCTATAGGAAAGCTTTAAAGGCAACACAAAAGGCATTTGCTGAACATAGAGCACATTGTCCACAGGCTGTTGAGCCACTCTACAGGGATGTTCCGGGATCCGGGGGCCTTGTTTTAAGCACCACAGAACTGGAAAAGCTACGCAtaaagcaagaagaagaagagaggatgAATAGACTGGCGATTGAAACGATGATTAAGGACTTTGAAGCTGGGTGGAGTAGTGAATATGAAGCACACCAAAAGAGTGTTGAATTAGCTAGTAGCAGGTTGATGGATGTTGAGAAGGAAGTGAAACTTCTCAAGGAAGGCCTTTTAAAACAGAGGCTTCCAGAAACACAAGAATCTCCAAATGAATCATGA
- the LOC133737019 gene encoding PLASMODESMATA CALLOSE-BINDING PROTEIN 5, giving the protein MYTSFLLLSLLLSLAALSNAQNSVVTMELWCVAKNNADDSALQSALDWACSAGGANCSPIQQGGPCYDPSDIQNTASYAFNDYFLKHGMTDDSCNFDNTAAVTSLNPSFGNCKFPSSLSGSNRSSSSSTASYGLGPSQDLNGSNKISQQLVLLPLITSLLLIASYNTWVICLS; this is encoded by the exons ATGTACACAAGCTtccttctcctctctctcctcctctcactCGCCGCCCTCTCCAACGCCCAAAACAGCGTCGTCACGATGGAGCTGTGGTGCGTGGCCAAGAACAACGCCGACGACTCTGCCCTCCAGTCCGCTCTCGACTGGGCCTGCAGTGCCGGCGGCGCCAACTGCAGCCCTATCCAGCAAGGTGGGCCCTGCTACGACCCTTCTGACATCCAGAACACCGCGTCGTACGCCTTCAACGACTACTTTCTCAAACACGGCATGACCGATGACAGCTGCAATTTCGATAACACTGCCGCAGTCACCTCTTTGAATCCCA GTTTTGGCAATTGCAAGTTCCCATCCAG CTTGTCAGGGAGCAATAGAAGTTCGAGTTCATCGACAGCATCATATGGGTTGGGGCCTAGTCAAGATCTGAATGGCAGCAATAAAATTTCGCAGCAACTTGTTTTGCTGCCCTTGATTACCAGTCTTTTGCTCATTGCCTCCTATAATACATGGGTCATCTGTTTATCTTGA